In Micromonospora sp. WMMA1363, a genomic segment contains:
- a CDS encoding class I SAM-dependent methyltransferase, with protein sequence MWRPNRYGRAARYYDLLSLERPVYRIGRHAGIAALRLDHGDRLLDVGCGTGLNFPPARAAVGTDGAVVGVDASEDMLQQARFRIDRHGWTNVRVYAADAADPPPAITAGEPFDAVLFTYALSVIGDWRRAWSRAYAALRPGGRVAIVDLALPVGPWRVMSPLARLACLAGGADPRRHPWTLVAHCAVDVSHQSLRGGHVHVVAGTRPVD encoded by the coding sequence ATGTGGCGTCCGAACCGCTACGGTCGGGCGGCGCGTTACTACGACCTGCTCTCGCTGGAGCGGCCCGTTTACCGGATCGGTCGACACGCAGGCATCGCCGCTCTCCGGCTCGATCACGGCGACCGCCTCCTCGACGTGGGGTGCGGCACCGGCCTCAACTTCCCACCGGCACGGGCCGCGGTCGGGACCGACGGTGCCGTCGTCGGCGTGGACGCCAGCGAGGACATGCTCCAGCAGGCGCGCTTCCGGATCGACCGCCACGGGTGGACCAACGTCCGGGTGTACGCCGCCGACGCCGCCGACCCGCCACCGGCCATCACGGCCGGGGAGCCCTTCGACGCCGTGCTCTTCACGTACGCGCTCAGCGTCATCGGCGACTGGCGGCGTGCTTGGTCGCGGGCGTACGCGGCGCTCCGCCCGGGTGGGCGGGTGGCCATCGTCGACCTGGCCCTGCCGGTCGGCCCCTGGCGGGTGATGTCACCCCTGGCCCGACTGGCCTGCCTCGCCGGAGGGGCCGATCCGCGACGGCACCCGTGGACGCTCGTCGCCCACTGCGCCGTGGACGTGTCGCACCAGTCTCTCCGGGGCGGCCACGTGCACGTCGTCGCCGGAACCCGCCCCGTCGACTGA